The Amycolatopsis viridis genome window below encodes:
- a CDS encoding PhoH family protein: MTTQRSSRRASGRSSNSAEGTAEPPSTVPGQHTYVLDTSVLLADPWAITRFAEHAVVLPLVVISELEAKRHHPELGWFARESLRQLDDLRLKHGRLDAPIPIGDTGGTLHVELNHSDPTVLPPGFRTDSNDHRILACALNLKVERTTVTLVTKDIPLRVKAGAVGLDAEEYRALEVTPSGWTGMLDVEVPQEAVDALFRDGVVDLAEYGLPEVGESPCHTGLRLVAGSGSSSALGRLTPAKQVKLVRGDREAFGLHGRSAEQRIALDLLLDPDIGIVSLGGRAGTGKSALALCAGLESVMERREHRKVVVFRPVYAVGGQDLGYLPGSESEKMQPWAQAVFDTLGALVSQEVLDEVFDRGMLEVLPLTHIRGRSLHDSFVIVDEAQSLERNVLLTVLSRLGTASRVVLTHDVAQRDNLRVGRHDGVSAVIEKLKGHPLFAHVTLTRSERSPIAALVTEMLEDHG; the protein is encoded by the coding sequence GTGACTACGCAGCGTTCGTCCCGTAGGGCCTCTGGCCGCTCATCGAATTCCGCGGAGGGCACCGCAGAACCCCCGAGTACCGTTCCCGGGCAGCACACCTACGTCCTGGACACCTCGGTCCTGCTCGCCGACCCGTGGGCCATCACGAGATTCGCCGAGCACGCTGTGGTCCTGCCGTTGGTCGTGATCAGTGAACTGGAGGCGAAACGGCATCACCCCGAGCTGGGCTGGTTCGCGCGGGAATCCCTGCGCCAGCTCGACGACCTGCGGCTCAAGCACGGCCGCCTGGACGCCCCGATCCCGATCGGTGACACCGGCGGCACCCTGCACGTCGAGCTGAACCACTCGGACCCGACGGTCCTGCCGCCCGGGTTCCGCACCGACTCCAACGACCACCGCATCCTCGCCTGCGCCCTCAACCTCAAGGTCGAGCGCACGACCGTCACGCTGGTCACCAAGGACATCCCGTTGCGCGTCAAGGCCGGTGCGGTCGGCCTGGATGCCGAGGAGTACCGCGCGCTCGAGGTCACGCCGTCCGGCTGGACCGGGATGCTCGACGTCGAGGTCCCGCAGGAGGCCGTGGACGCGTTGTTCCGCGACGGCGTCGTGGACCTGGCCGAGTACGGGCTGCCCGAGGTGGGCGAATCGCCGTGCCACACCGGTCTGCGGCTCGTCGCCGGCTCCGGCTCCTCCAGTGCGCTGGGGCGGCTGACCCCGGCGAAGCAGGTGAAGCTGGTGCGCGGCGACCGGGAGGCGTTCGGCCTGCACGGCCGGTCCGCCGAGCAGCGGATCGCGCTGGACCTGCTGCTCGACCCGGACATCGGCATCGTCTCCCTCGGCGGCCGGGCCGGCACCGGCAAGTCGGCGCTCGCGCTGTGCGCGGGCCTGGAGTCGGTGATGGAACGCCGCGAGCACCGGAAAGTGGTCGTGTTCCGCCCGGTGTACGCGGTCGGCGGCCAGGACCTCGGCTACCTGCCGGGGTCGGAGTCGGAGAAGATGCAGCCGTGGGCGCAGGCGGTGTTCGACACGCTCGGCGCCCTCGTCAGCCAAGAGGTGCTGGACGAGGTGTTCGACCGCGGCATGCTCGAGGTCCTGCCGCTGACGCACATCCGCGGCCGTTCGCTGCACGACTCGTTCGTCATCGTGGACGAGGCGCAGTCGCTCGAGCGCAACGTGCTGCTCACGGTGCTGTCCCGGCTGGGCACGGCGTCCCGCGTGGTGCTCACGCACGATGTGGCGCAGCGCGACAACTTGCGCGTCGGCCGCCACGACGGGGTGTCGGCGGTGATCGAGAAGCTGAAGGGCCACCCGCTCTTCGCGCACGTCACGCTGACCCGCTCGGAGCGGTCGCCCATCGCGGCGCTGGTCACCGAGATGCTCGAGGATCACGGCTGA
- the guaB1 gene encoding GMP reductase, with translation MRFLDGHGPAHDLTYDDVFLVPSRSGVESRFDVDLSTVDGTGATIPIVVANMTAVAGRRMAETVARRGGLVVLPQDVDPAAVADIVAWVKHRHPVWDTPLVLTGGDAVADALNLIGKRAHGAVVVVDEDGRPRGVVDEAACTGVDRFARVAEVAYEPAVTCPLDTPSREVFERLHAAGAQVALGVDADGKLAGILTQTAALRAGIYTPAVDAQGRLRVAAAVGINGDVAAKAESLLAAGIDTLVVDTAHGHQEKMIAALKAVRSVSPAVPVVAGNVVTAEGTRDLIAAGADVVKVGVGPGAMCTTRMMTGVGRPQFSAVLECAKAARELGKHVWADGGVRHPRDVALALAAGASAAMVGSWFAGTHESPGDLRYDEHGRPYKESFGMASKRAVGARTRTDNVFERARKALFEEGISSSRMLLDPQRPGVEDLLDSICSGVRSAFTYAGARDIEDFHRSAVVGIQSAAGFAEGRPLPAGW, from the coding sequence GTGCGTTTTCTCGATGGCCACGGGCCCGCTCACGACCTCACCTACGACGACGTCTTCCTCGTCCCCAGCCGGTCGGGCGTGGAGTCGCGTTTCGACGTCGACCTGTCCACCGTCGACGGCACCGGCGCGACGATCCCGATCGTCGTCGCGAACATGACCGCCGTCGCCGGGCGGCGGATGGCCGAGACGGTCGCCCGCCGCGGCGGGTTGGTCGTTCTGCCCCAGGATGTCGACCCGGCCGCGGTCGCGGACATCGTCGCGTGGGTGAAGCACCGGCACCCGGTCTGGGACACCCCGCTGGTCCTCACCGGCGGTGACGCGGTCGCCGACGCCCTCAACCTGATCGGCAAGCGCGCGCACGGCGCTGTCGTCGTGGTCGACGAGGACGGGCGCCCTCGGGGTGTCGTGGACGAGGCGGCGTGCACCGGTGTCGACCGGTTCGCCCGAGTCGCCGAGGTCGCCTACGAACCGGCGGTCACCTGCCCGCTGGACACCCCCTCACGGGAGGTCTTCGAGCGCCTGCACGCCGCGGGTGCGCAGGTCGCGCTGGGCGTGGACGCCGACGGCAAGCTCGCCGGCATCCTCACCCAGACGGCGGCGCTGCGGGCCGGCATCTACACCCCGGCCGTGGACGCACAGGGCCGGCTGCGGGTCGCGGCCGCGGTCGGGATCAACGGGGACGTGGCGGCGAAGGCCGAGTCGCTGCTGGCCGCGGGCATCGACACGCTCGTGGTGGACACCGCGCACGGCCACCAGGAGAAGATGATCGCCGCGCTGAAGGCCGTCCGCTCGGTCTCGCCCGCGGTGCCGGTGGTGGCGGGCAACGTAGTCACCGCGGAGGGCACCCGCGACCTCATCGCCGCCGGCGCGGACGTGGTCAAGGTCGGCGTCGGGCCGGGCGCGATGTGCACGACGCGGATGATGACCGGCGTCGGCCGCCCGCAGTTCTCCGCGGTGCTGGAGTGCGCGAAGGCCGCGCGGGAGCTGGGCAAGCACGTGTGGGCCGACGGCGGTGTGCGGCACCCGCGGGACGTCGCGCTGGCCCTGGCGGCCGGCGCGTCTGCGGCCATGGTCGGCTCGTGGTTCGCCGGCACCCACGAATCCCCCGGTGACCTGCGCTACGACGAGCACGGGCGGCCGTACAAGGAGTCGTTCGGCATGGCCAGCAAGCGTGCCGTGGGCGCCCGCACCCGCACCGACAACGTGTTCGAGCGGGCGCGCAAGGCGCTGTTCGAGGAGGGCATCTCCTCGTCGCGGATGCTGCTGGACCCACAGCGTCCCGGGGTCGAGGACCTGCTCGACTCGATCTGCTCGGGTGTGCGGTCCGCGTTCACCTACGCCGGCGCCCGCGACATCGAGGACTTCCACCGCAGCGCGGTGGTGGGTATCCAGTCGGCCGCCGGCTTCGCCGAGGGCCGGCCGCTGCCCGCGGGCTGGTGA
- a CDS encoding DUF309 domain-containing protein, with translation MADRDRDAEGRPRNARPRDGLGRPLPYGAPGVSRQPEGVVRTPAETVTEAQRLLDAGRPFHAHEVFEDAWKSSDGPDRALWKGLAQLAVGLTHSARGNLKGAASLLARGAAAIEPYAAQAPHGIDVAGLLRWARAGTDAPQDLATPRLT, from the coding sequence ATGGCCGATCGGGACCGCGACGCCGAGGGGCGGCCGCGCAACGCCCGCCCCCGCGACGGGCTCGGGCGCCCGTTGCCGTACGGGGCGCCCGGGGTGTCGCGCCAGCCGGAGGGCGTGGTGCGCACGCCCGCGGAAACCGTGACGGAGGCGCAGCGCCTGCTCGACGCCGGCCGCCCGTTCCACGCGCACGAGGTGTTCGAAGACGCGTGGAAGTCCTCGGACGGGCCGGATCGCGCGTTGTGGAAGGGTTTGGCGCAGCTGGCGGTCGGGCTCACGCACTCCGCGCGGGGGAACCTGAAGGGGGCTGCCTCGCTGCTGGCCCGGGGTGCGGCCGCCATCGAGCCGTACGCGGCGCAGGCTCCGCACGGGATCGACGTGGCCGGACTCCTGCGGTGGGCGCGCGCGGGCACGGACGCACCACAGGACCTGGCCACCCCGCGACTGACCTGA
- a CDS encoding ABC transporter substrate-binding protein: MTTTRRTFLTGSLAVAATGLLAACGSGGSNPAAGSSAWSFTDDLGTKVDLGARPARIAGLTDAVASLWNYGITPAAAFGYTAMADDVNFRGRDLSQVKEVGRTYGEIDIEALAAAKPDLILTHAYPVDSAGTIDRNAPLYGFKDVTQQRAVAEIAPIVALKMAGSATGVVDRTVELARALGTEPAAAARQDYENARARLKNAAAKGLTVMAIAAYPGDGVYIAKAADDPALRSYTELGLTYPDPGGSKYYWEHVSWENIGRYPTDVVLYSLRAMDRNALMQQVTFARMPAAAAGQVFPWEFSSMDYTAQARTINNLAANLEGARKVA; the protein is encoded by the coding sequence ATGACGACCACCCGCCGGACGTTCCTCACCGGCAGCCTGGCCGTGGCCGCGACCGGCCTCCTCGCCGCCTGCGGTTCGGGCGGATCGAACCCGGCTGCGGGCAGCAGCGCCTGGTCGTTCACCGACGACCTGGGTACCAAGGTCGACCTCGGCGCCCGCCCGGCGCGCATCGCCGGGCTCACCGACGCGGTCGCGTCGCTGTGGAACTACGGAATCACCCCCGCCGCCGCGTTCGGCTACACCGCGATGGCCGACGACGTGAACTTCCGCGGCCGCGACCTCAGTCAGGTCAAGGAGGTCGGCCGGACCTACGGCGAGATCGACATCGAAGCCCTCGCCGCCGCGAAGCCGGACCTGATCCTCACCCACGCCTACCCGGTGGACAGCGCCGGGACCATCGACCGGAACGCGCCGCTGTACGGGTTCAAGGACGTCACCCAGCAGCGGGCCGTCGCCGAGATCGCACCGATCGTGGCGCTGAAGATGGCGGGGTCGGCGACCGGGGTCGTGGACCGGACGGTCGAGCTGGCGCGGGCCCTGGGCACGGAGCCGGCCGCGGCGGCGCGGCAGGACTACGAGAACGCGCGCGCCCGGCTGAAGAACGCCGCCGCGAAGGGCCTGACCGTGATGGCGATCGCCGCGTACCCCGGGGACGGCGTCTACATCGCGAAGGCCGCCGACGACCCGGCCCTGCGCAGCTACACCGAGCTCGGCCTCACCTACCCCGACCCGGGCGGCTCGAAGTACTACTGGGAGCACGTGAGCTGGGAGAACATCGGCAGGTACCCGACCGACGTGGTGCTGTACTCGCTGCGCGCGATGGACCGGAACGCGCTGATGCAGCAGGTCACGTTCGCGCGGATGCCCGCGGCCGCGGCCGGGCAGGTCTTCCCGTGGGAGTTCTCGTCGATGGACTACACCGCACAGGCCCGCACGATCAACAACCTCGCGGCGAACCTCGAGGGCGCACGCAAGGTCGCCTGA
- a CDS encoding FecCD family ABC transporter permease produces the protein MAPLTRTAALGARRHTRAATVCLVALGVLLLVTAVGLTIGEYPIPLGQLPELLAGGGARIDRHILFDLRLPRAITGCLAGACLAMAGALTQTISRNPLATPDILGVTGGASAAAVAVIVFGGGVYSLSSGTITLGVPVAALAGGLLAALAVYGFAWRHGVDGFRLVLVGIGCAAVLAALTNWLLILASINSAAQATVWLVGSISAVSWNQAVPLIVLTALLVPAALTLLRTLAVTQLGDDAAAGLGVRIQTARLTTIAVAVGLTAAAVAAAGPVGFVALVTPQIMLRLTGGSRPPLVASALGGALLVQAADLLGRTAFGWEVPVGLITAAIGAPYLIWLLLRRR, from the coding sequence ATGGCGCCGCTCACCCGCACCGCCGCCCTCGGCGCGCGGCGGCACACCCGCGCGGCCACGGTGTGCCTCGTCGCGCTCGGTGTGTTGCTCCTGGTCACCGCCGTAGGACTGACCATCGGGGAGTACCCGATCCCGCTCGGGCAGCTGCCCGAACTCCTCGCCGGCGGCGGTGCGCGGATCGACCGGCACATCCTGTTCGACCTGCGGCTTCCGCGAGCGATCACGGGATGCCTCGCCGGCGCGTGCCTCGCCATGGCCGGCGCGCTGACCCAGACGATCTCACGCAACCCGCTGGCCACTCCCGACATCCTCGGCGTCACCGGAGGCGCGTCCGCGGCCGCCGTCGCGGTGATCGTCTTCGGTGGCGGCGTCTACAGCCTGAGCAGCGGCACCATCACCCTCGGGGTGCCGGTCGCCGCGCTCGCCGGTGGTCTCCTCGCGGCCCTCGCGGTCTACGGTTTCGCCTGGCGTCACGGTGTGGACGGTTTCCGGCTGGTGCTGGTCGGTATCGGGTGCGCCGCCGTCCTCGCCGCGCTCACCAACTGGCTGCTCATCCTCGCCAGCATCAACAGCGCCGCCCAGGCGACGGTGTGGCTGGTCGGGTCCATCAGCGCGGTCAGCTGGAACCAGGCCGTCCCGCTGATCGTCCTCACCGCGCTGCTCGTCCCGGCCGCGCTCACCCTCCTCCGCACCCTCGCGGTCACCCAGCTCGGCGACGACGCGGCCGCCGGGCTCGGCGTGCGCATCCAGACCGCGCGGCTGACGACCATCGCGGTAGCCGTCGGGTTGACCGCCGCGGCCGTCGCCGCCGCCGGGCCGGTCGGCTTCGTCGCCCTCGTGACCCCGCAGATCATGCTGCGCCTCACCGGCGGGTCCCGGCCGCCGCTGGTCGCGTCCGCACTCGGCGGAGCCCTGCTCGTCCAGGCCGCCGACCTGCTGGGCCGCACCGCCTTCGGGTGGGAGGTCCCGGTCGGCCTGATCACCGCCGCGATCGGCGCGCCCTACCTCATCTGGCTCCTCCTCCGACGTCGTTGA
- a CDS encoding FecCD family ABC transporter permease — MNAIVSAPPARRTPRRAPVLLMSLLVALVVSVALSLVLGSNNLGLGTAVRVLLHDEGSEAATIVRDLRLPRTTLGVLVGLALGAAGVLMQGHTRNPLADPGLLGINAGAALAVALAAQLFGIGDPRGQVVFGFAGALIATAAVFAIGSTGRQLNAVPMALAGAAVMALLSTFTSLVVLSDNPTLDVYRRWVVGSVSGRDASISATVLPFVVAGLVLAMINTRALNAVSLGEDTARGLGQSVAVSRLVGLTAVTLLAGAATAAAGPITALGLIVPHVVRAVTGPDHRWLVPCSALAGAVLLLLADVVGRLVAGPAEIPAGITLAVLGGGAFVVIARRTRMAKL, encoded by the coding sequence GTGAACGCGATCGTCTCGGCCCCACCCGCCCGCAGGACGCCGCGCAGGGCACCGGTGCTCCTGATGTCGTTGCTGGTGGCGCTGGTCGTGTCGGTCGCGCTCAGCCTGGTCCTGGGAAGCAACAACCTCGGGCTGGGCACCGCGGTCCGGGTCCTGCTGCACGACGAAGGCAGCGAAGCAGCGACCATCGTCCGGGACCTGCGCCTGCCCCGCACCACGCTCGGGGTGCTCGTCGGCCTCGCCCTCGGCGCCGCCGGGGTCCTCATGCAGGGGCACACCCGGAACCCGCTGGCCGACCCCGGTCTGCTCGGCATCAACGCGGGCGCCGCGCTCGCGGTGGCACTGGCCGCCCAGCTGTTCGGGATCGGCGACCCGCGCGGGCAGGTGGTGTTCGGGTTCGCCGGTGCACTGATCGCGACCGCGGCGGTGTTCGCGATCGGGTCCACCGGGCGCCAGCTCAACGCGGTGCCGATGGCGCTCGCCGGGGCGGCCGTGATGGCGCTGCTGTCGACCTTCACCTCGCTGGTCGTCCTGAGCGACAACCCGACGCTCGACGTCTACCGCCGCTGGGTCGTCGGCTCGGTCAGCGGCCGGGACGCGAGCATCAGCGCCACCGTTCTGCCGTTCGTGGTCGCCGGGCTGGTCCTGGCCATGATCAACACGCGCGCCCTGAACGCGGTCTCGCTCGGCGAGGACACCGCGCGGGGCCTCGGTCAGTCGGTCGCGGTGAGCCGGCTCGTGGGGCTCACCGCGGTCACCCTGCTCGCCGGCGCGGCGACCGCCGCCGCGGGCCCGATCACCGCACTGGGCCTGATCGTCCCGCACGTGGTCCGCGCGGTGACCGGTCCCGACCACCGGTGGCTCGTCCCGTGCTCGGCGCTGGCCGGCGCGGTGTTGTTGCTGCTCGCCGACGTGGTCGGGCGCCTGGTCGCCGGGCCCGCCGAGATCCCGGCCGGCATCACGCTCGCCGTCCTCGGTGGTGGCGCCTTCGTCGTCATCGCCCGGCGCACCCGGATGGCGAAGCTCTGA
- a CDS encoding CehA/McbA family metallohydrolase — protein sequence MTFAEAAEGQAETRVLTGRFEPGTADFVYLPVEVPAGVNQLSVVYSYDKPAVPSGTPGNSCDIGIFDNRGTALGGAGFRGWSGGFRDRFTISRTEATPGYLPGDITPGTWYIVLGPYMIAPQGLNYRVEVTLTHGPAGAAYQPNYPPERTRTRGRRWYRGDCHLHTVHSDGKRLPAEVAAGARAAGLDFITSTEHNTSSSHGVWGEFAGDDLLIMLGEEVTTRNGHWLALGLRPGQFVDWRYRSRDGKLPEYQQAVHRSGGLCVAAHPNGPWVASNFKFGYTGFDAVEVWNGPWTWDDEATLADWDNGLVESLRGKGNWVPALGNSDAHSPGNTIGLPQTVVSADALTRDAILAGIKAGRSWIAESAGVDLSLVATGPRGQAAGIGDRLPAGDADKVAVRLDVSGVPNGTVRLITDEGQMFQQSLPASGSGTVTWLTTPAVSAYVRAEVRHPRADGSPGAPAVSPEPNFGPMAAMTNPIFLGRA from the coding sequence GTGACGTTCGCCGAAGCGGCCGAGGGGCAGGCCGAAACCAGGGTGCTGACCGGCCGGTTCGAACCGGGCACCGCGGACTTCGTCTACCTGCCGGTGGAGGTGCCCGCCGGGGTGAACCAGCTGTCGGTGGTCTACAGCTACGACAAGCCGGCCGTGCCCAGCGGGACGCCCGGCAACTCGTGCGACATCGGCATCTTCGACAACCGCGGCACGGCGCTCGGTGGTGCCGGCTTCCGCGGCTGGTCGGGCGGTTTCCGCGACCGCTTCACGATCAGCCGCACCGAGGCCACCCCGGGCTACCTGCCCGGGGACATCACGCCCGGCACGTGGTACATCGTGCTCGGCCCGTACATGATCGCCCCACAGGGCCTGAACTACCGCGTCGAGGTGACCCTCACCCACGGCCCAGCCGGCGCCGCGTACCAGCCGAACTACCCGCCCGAGCGGACGCGTACCCGCGGCCGCCGGTGGTACCGCGGCGACTGCCACCTCCACACCGTGCACTCGGACGGCAAGCGGCTACCGGCCGAGGTGGCCGCGGGCGCGCGGGCAGCCGGGCTCGACTTCATCACCTCGACCGAGCACAACACGTCCTCGTCCCACGGCGTCTGGGGCGAATTCGCCGGGGACGACCTGCTGATCATGCTCGGCGAGGAGGTCACCACCCGCAACGGGCACTGGCTCGCGCTCGGTCTGCGGCCCGGTCAGTTCGTCGACTGGCGATACCGGTCCCGGGACGGCAAGCTGCCCGAGTACCAGCAGGCGGTGCACCGTTCCGGCGGACTCTGCGTCGCCGCGCACCCGAACGGCCCGTGGGTCGCGAGCAACTTCAAGTTCGGCTACACCGGCTTCGACGCGGTCGAGGTGTGGAACGGCCCGTGGACGTGGGACGACGAGGCCACGTTGGCCGACTGGGACAACGGCCTGGTGGAATCCCTGCGTGGCAAGGGGAACTGGGTTCCCGCGCTGGGCAACAGCGACGCGCACAGCCCCGGCAACACAATCGGGCTGCCGCAGACCGTCGTCTCCGCCGACGCGCTCACCCGTGACGCGATTCTCGCCGGGATCAAGGCCGGGCGCAGCTGGATCGCCGAATCGGCGGGTGTCGACCTGTCGCTCGTCGCGACCGGGCCGCGCGGCCAGGCCGCCGGGATCGGCGACCGTCTCCCCGCGGGCGACGCCGACAAGGTTGCCGTGCGCCTGGACGTGTCGGGTGTGCCGAACGGAACCGTGCGGCTGATCACCGACGAGGGACAGATGTTCCAGCAGAGCCTGCCCGCTTCCGGAAGCGGCACCGTGACGTGGCTGACCACGCCGGCGGTGTCGGCGTACGTGCGTGCCGAGGTGCGCCACCCCCGTGCCGATGGTTCCCCGGGTGCCCCGGCCGTGTCGCCCGAACCGAACTTCGGACCCATGGCGGCGATGACCAACCCGATCTTCCTCGGCCGCGCGTGA
- a CDS encoding LysE family translocator, whose product MPVAFTVVRVVGAAYLIYLGAQAIRKRGTSADEEHTTGVPGRRAYLSGLLTNLLNPKMVTFTIAFLPQFIDPALGRVWLQFAILGAIMIAFEFLVDGTVGVLAGRIGGWLRRKHAARRRIEVTSGGIFIGLGIRLAVDH is encoded by the coding sequence GTGCCCGTCGCGTTCACCGTCGTCCGGGTCGTCGGCGCCGCCTACCTCATCTACCTCGGTGCGCAGGCCATCCGGAAGCGCGGCACCAGTGCGGACGAGGAACACACGACGGGTGTCCCGGGGCGCCGCGCCTACCTCTCCGGCCTGCTGACCAACCTGCTCAACCCGAAGATGGTGACCTTCACCATCGCGTTCCTCCCGCAGTTCATCGACCCGGCACTGGGCCGGGTCTGGCTGCAGTTCGCGATCCTCGGCGCGATCATGATCGCCTTCGAGTTCCTCGTCGACGGCACCGTCGGCGTCCTGGCCGGCCGCATCGGCGGGTGGCTGCGCCGCAAACACGCCGCACGGCGCCGCATCGAGGTCACCAGCGGTGGCATCTTCATCGGCCTCGGCATCCGGTTGGCCGTCGACCACTGA
- a CDS encoding ATP-dependent DNA ligase → MLLADVVTASASLAATRSRKAKITTLADLLNRADERELPAVVAFLTGRPTQGRIGTGWRTLAELGASPADTANLTVAEVDAVLGEVGAAAGSGSARRRSGLLAELFTRATEAEQQFLFRLLTGELRQGALEGVMLDGIAAAADVPAEAVRRAFMLSGRLPVTALAAVTGGEAALGRFGLELGRPLRPMLASPAESLDEAVREHPSAIVEYKMDGARIQVHRDGDEVHVYTRTLREITQHVGELVSLVRALPCRSVVLDGETLALTDDGRPRPFQETMSRFGSTREEQVRALLLRPYFFDCLHLDGTDLLDRPLRDRNEALRRVAGEHLIPGRAEPSDPDAILAAALEAGHEGVMVKALESPYAAGRRGRAWLKVKPVHTLDLVVLAAEWGHGRRTGYLSNLHLGARDPDGGPPIMVGKTFKGLTDELLAWQTRVFQEIESHRDRWTVYVRPELVVEIELDGAQVSTRYPGGVALRFARVVRYRPDKDPGEADTIDAVRATVRG, encoded by the coding sequence ATGCTCCTCGCCGACGTCGTCACAGCCTCCGCCTCGCTAGCGGCCACCCGCTCGCGCAAGGCGAAGATCACGACGCTGGCAGACCTGCTCAACCGCGCGGACGAGCGGGAGCTGCCCGCCGTCGTGGCGTTCCTGACCGGACGGCCCACCCAGGGCCGGATCGGGACGGGGTGGCGCACGCTGGCCGAGCTGGGCGCGAGCCCGGCGGACACGGCGAACCTGACGGTGGCCGAGGTCGACGCGGTCCTCGGAGAGGTGGGTGCCGCTGCCGGCAGCGGGTCGGCCAGGCGCCGGTCCGGCCTGCTGGCGGAGCTGTTCACCCGCGCCACCGAGGCCGAACAGCAGTTCCTCTTCCGCCTGCTCACCGGCGAGCTGCGGCAGGGAGCGCTGGAAGGCGTGATGCTGGACGGCATCGCCGCGGCCGCGGACGTGCCGGCCGAGGCGGTCCGCCGCGCGTTCATGCTGTCCGGGCGGCTGCCGGTCACCGCGCTGGCCGCGGTCACCGGTGGCGAGGCCGCGCTCGGGCGGTTCGGGCTCGAGCTGGGGCGTCCGCTGCGGCCGATGCTGGCGTCCCCGGCGGAGTCACTCGACGAGGCGGTGCGCGAGCACCCGTCCGCCATCGTCGAGTACAAAATGGACGGAGCGCGGATACAGGTGCACCGCGACGGCGACGAGGTGCACGTCTACACGAGAACACTGCGTGAGATCACCCAGCACGTGGGCGAGCTGGTGTCGCTGGTGCGCGCACTGCCGTGCCGGTCGGTGGTGCTCGACGGCGAGACGCTCGCGCTGACCGACGACGGCAGGCCCCGGCCGTTCCAGGAGACGATGAGCCGGTTCGGCAGCACGCGCGAGGAGCAGGTGCGCGCGTTGCTGCTGCGGCCGTACTTCTTCGACTGCCTGCACCTGGACGGCACGGACCTGCTGGACAGGCCGTTGCGGGACCGCAACGAGGCGCTGCGCCGGGTGGCCGGCGAGCACCTCATCCCGGGCCGGGCCGAACCGTCCGATCCGGACGCGATCCTCGCGGCCGCCCTCGAGGCCGGGCACGAGGGCGTGATGGTGAAAGCGCTCGAATCGCCGTACGCGGCGGGGCGGCGGGGCCGGGCGTGGCTGAAGGTGAAGCCGGTGCACACGCTCGACCTCGTCGTCCTCGCCGCCGAGTGGGGCCACGGCCGCCGAACCGGTTACCTGTCGAACCTGCACCTCGGTGCGCGCGACCCGGACGGCGGGCCGCCGATCATGGTGGGCAAGACGTTCAAGGGGCTGACCGACGAACTCCTGGCGTGGCAGACCAGGGTGTTCCAGGAGATCGAGTCCCACCGCGACCGGTGGACGGTGTACGTCCGGCCGGAGCTGGTGGTTGAGATCGAATTGGACGGTGCGCAGGTGAGCACCCGCTATCCGGGTGGCGTCGCACTGCGGTTCGCGCGCGTGGTGCGGTACCGCCCGGACAAGGACCCCGGGGAGGCGGACACGATCGACGCGGTCCGTGCCACGGTGCGCGGCTGA
- a CDS encoding DMT family transporter codes for MGRNAIPGAGFVLFWSSGFVGATLGARSSGPVTLLAWRFIVVGLLLGAWWLVRRRSMRPRDAAVHAGLGVLSQAGYLYFTYAAADLGVPPGTTALIAALQPIAAVVLAQLVLGERAGVRRWAGLVAGLAGVALVVGGDLSGSPGTPVLAYGLPFLAMLALVAATFLERRTAPDVPLMDGLVVQCLTSTVLFTGIAAATGQLTPPPVPEFWVAIGWVVLFSTFGGYGCYWLVLRRSSVTTVSTLLYLTPPTTMVLAWIMFGDTITLRGLLGLVVCLAAVVLVLHRPRKLSVGREMMSACSSPTSSQPPPR; via the coding sequence ATGGGCCGGAACGCCATCCCCGGAGCCGGGTTCGTCTTGTTCTGGAGCTCGGGGTTCGTGGGCGCGACGCTGGGTGCCCGGTCCAGCGGTCCGGTGACCCTGCTCGCCTGGCGGTTCATCGTGGTGGGCCTGCTGCTCGGGGCGTGGTGGCTGGTCCGGCGACGCTCGATGCGGCCCCGCGATGCCGCGGTTCACGCCGGTCTCGGCGTGCTCTCCCAGGCCGGTTACCTGTACTTCACGTACGCGGCGGCGGATCTCGGCGTGCCACCAGGCACAACGGCGTTGATCGCCGCGTTGCAGCCGATCGCCGCGGTGGTCCTCGCGCAGCTCGTGCTCGGCGAACGAGCCGGGGTGCGGCGATGGGCGGGCCTGGTCGCAGGGCTCGCCGGGGTCGCGCTGGTGGTCGGCGGCGACCTCTCGGGCAGTCCGGGCACCCCGGTCCTGGCCTACGGGTTGCCGTTCCTGGCGATGCTGGCCCTGGTGGCCGCCACGTTCCTGGAACGCCGCACCGCGCCGGACGTGCCCCTGATGGACGGTCTCGTCGTGCAGTGCCTCACGAGCACCGTGCTGTTCACCGGCATCGCGGCCGCGACCGGCCAGCTGACCCCGCCACCAGTCCCGGAATTCTGGGTCGCGATCGGGTGGGTCGTGCTGTTTTCCACGTTCGGGGGATACGGCTGCTACTGGCTGGTGCTCCGGCGTAGCTCGGTGACCACCGTGTCCACCCTGCTGTACCTCACCCCGCCGACGACGATGGTGCTCGCCTGGATCATGTTCGGTGACACGATCACGCTGCGTGGTCTGCTCGGCCTGGTGGTGTGCCTGGCGGCAGTGGTGCTGGTCCTGCACCGTCCACGGAAATTGTCGGTGGGCCGGGAGATGATGTCCGCATGCTCCTCGCCGACGTCGTCACAGCCTCCGCCTCGCTAG